The Candidatus Saccharibacteria bacterium genome includes a region encoding these proteins:
- a CDS encoding MazG-like family protein translates to MSIDLTKLQKEVMRNKLEKGFNTTDIAQEFCRAYEELSEAFSKLNKHEDGVGEEFADVIIFILGMSEILGFDLEKEITDKIQKNKNRKYKKIKSPDGKDVFVRIKTPQDP, encoded by the coding sequence ATGTCCATTGATTTAACAAAACTACAAAAAGAAGTCATGCGCAATAAGCTTGAAAAGGGTTTTAACACAACCGATATTGCGCAAGAATTTTGCCGCGCCTATGAGGAGCTTTCGGAAGCATTCTCTAAATTGAACAAACATGAAGATGGTGTTGGCGAAGAGTTTGCCGACGTTATTATTTTTATTCTTGGAATGAGCGAGATATTAGGATTCGACTTAGAAAAAGAGATTACCGACAAAATCCAAAAAAATAAAAATCGAAAATATAAAAAAATTAAAAGTCCCGATGGCAAAGATGTATTTGTACGCATAAAGACTCCCCAAGACCCGTGA
- a CDS encoding cytidine/deoxycytidylate deaminase family protein, which yields MKAKEVTKRPDWDQYFFGIMDSVATRATCDRGRSGCVITRENRIIATGYVGAPPGLPHCDEVGHEFMERVNPDGSKSTHCIRTAHAEENTIVHAARFGVKLKGATLYCNMTPCYTCAKMIVTAGITRVVIRNDYHAGQKSKEMFDNVGIEWHLLDKKVVTYEKM from the coding sequence ATGAAAGCTAAAGAGGTGACCAAACGGCCAGATTGGGATCAATATTTTTTTGGAATTATGGATTCCGTAGCCACACGAGCAACTTGCGATAGAGGTCGTTCTGGATGTGTAATAACACGAGAAAACCGGATTATCGCTACCGGGTACGTGGGAGCACCTCCAGGGTTACCACATTGTGATGAAGTTGGTCATGAATTCATGGAAAGAGTCAATCCGGATGGCTCAAAAAGTACTCATTGTATACGTACTGCTCACGCTGAAGAGAACACTATTGTTCATGCTGCACGCTTTGGCGTGAAGCTCAAAGGAGCAACCCTGTATTGTAATATGACGCCATGCTATACCTGCGCCAAAATGATTGTTACAGCCGGTATTACTCGCGTAGTAATTCGCAATGATTATCACGCTGGTCAAAAGAGTAAAGAAATGTTTGATAACGTGGGTATTGAATGGCATCTACTTGATAAAAAAGTAGTAACCTACGAGAAAATGTAA